One segment of Comamonas thiooxydans DNA contains the following:
- a CDS encoding ABC transporter ATP-binding protein, whose amino-acid sequence MNTRTSGDVILDIKNISLRFGGVKALTDISFNVKEHEIRSIIGPNGAGKSSMLNCINGVYTPSEGSITFRGQTFSHMNSRQVAEMGVARTFQNLALFKGMSVIDNIMTGRNLKIRSNILMQALRIGPAQREEMQHREFVEHIIDFLEIQAYRKTPVGQLPYGLQKRVDLGRALAMEPQVLLLDEPMAGMNVEEKQDMCRFILDVNEEFGTTIVLIEHDMGVVMDISDRVVVLDYGKKIGDGAPDEVRNNEDVIRAYLGAGH is encoded by the coding sequence ATGAATACAAGAACCAGCGGCGACGTGATTCTGGACATCAAGAACATCAGCCTGCGCTTCGGCGGCGTCAAGGCCTTGACCGATATCTCGTTCAATGTCAAAGAGCACGAGATCCGCTCCATCATCGGTCCCAACGGCGCCGGCAAGAGCTCCATGCTCAACTGCATCAACGGCGTCTACACGCCGTCCGAAGGCTCCATCACCTTTCGCGGCCAGACCTTCAGTCACATGAACAGCCGCCAGGTGGCCGAGATGGGTGTCGCACGCACCTTCCAGAACCTGGCGCTGTTCAAGGGCATGAGCGTGATCGACAACATCATGACCGGCCGCAACCTCAAGATCAGGAGCAACATCCTCATGCAGGCCCTGCGTATCGGCCCTGCACAACGCGAGGAAATGCAGCACCGCGAGTTCGTCGAGCACATCATCGACTTTCTCGAAATCCAGGCCTATCGCAAGACTCCCGTGGGCCAGCTTCCCTACGGCCTGCAAAAGCGCGTGGACCTGGGCCGTGCCCTGGCCATGGAGCCTCAGGTTCTGCTGCTGGACGAGCCCATGGCCGGCATGAACGTGGAAGAAAAGCAGGACATGTGCCGCTTCATCCTCGATGTGAACGAGGAGTTCGGCACCACCATCGTGCTCATCGAACACGATATGGGCGTGGTCATGGACATTTCGGACCGTGTCGTGGTGCTGGACTATGGCAAGAAGATCGGCGACGGCGCTCCCGATGAAGTACGCAACAACGAAGACGTGATCCGCGCCTATCTGGGCGCAGGCCACTGA
- a CDS encoding Crp/Fnr family transcriptional regulator, whose protein sequence is MSQELSLHQRRRKPLSSELDGIPWWPVLLPIERENVARVLLVGDAEPGDYVCRTGRPPTYWFGVVDGLLKMNTESADGVSMTLAGLPPGGWFGEGTVIKREPYRYNVQAIRKTVVGGLPIDMFHWLLDHSIGFNRFVMNQLNERLGQFIAAREIDRMSNPDLRVARTLAALFNPLLYPGVGQILRITQQELANLVGLSRQRVNEALSVLQRERVIQIEYGGLRVLDLEALRHGEFCASRKALA, encoded by the coding sequence ATGAGTCAAGAACTGTCCCTGCATCAAAGGCGGCGAAAGCCTTTGAGCTCAGAACTCGATGGCATTCCCTGGTGGCCTGTTCTGTTGCCCATAGAACGTGAAAACGTGGCACGCGTGCTGCTTGTCGGCGATGCCGAGCCCGGCGACTATGTCTGTCGCACCGGTCGTCCGCCTACCTACTGGTTTGGCGTGGTCGACGGTCTGCTCAAGATGAATACCGAAAGCGCCGACGGAGTCAGCATGACGCTGGCCGGCCTGCCTCCCGGCGGTTGGTTTGGCGAGGGAACGGTCATCAAGCGCGAGCCCTATCGCTACAACGTGCAGGCCATTCGCAAGACTGTTGTGGGGGGCCTGCCCATCGACATGTTCCACTGGCTGCTTGATCACTCCATAGGCTTCAATCGTTTTGTGATGAACCAGCTCAATGAGCGTCTGGGCCAGTTCATCGCGGCGCGCGAGATCGACCGCATGAGCAACCCTGATCTGCGCGTGGCGCGCACTCTGGCAGCCTTGTTCAACCCCTTGCTCTATCCCGGTGTGGGGCAGATTCTGCGCATCACCCAGCAGGAGCTGGCCAATCTGGTCGGCCTGTCACGTCAGCGTGTGAACGAGGCCTTGTCCGTGCTGCAGCGCGAGCGCGTGATCCAGATCGAGTATGGCGGCCTGCGCGTACTGGACCTGGAAGCGCTGCGGCATGGTGAGTTCTGTGCGTCGCGCAAGGCGCTTGCCTGA
- a CDS encoding long-chain fatty acid--CoA ligase: MTTTFPQLLLKHATERPDAPALREKEYGIWQTWSWREAAQTVRHMACGLRALGLESGQNLAFISDNRPHVYMGFLAVQACGAVPIPLYQDAVAAEMRFVMEDAELAFAFAENQEQVDKLLEVRESVPGIRHIIYDDPRGLRKYDQPGLISTDELLAKGKEWDAQHAGAYEAMVQAVSPDDVSVILYTSGTTGKPKGVCQTHASFGESARGGVQTDGLNASDNVICYLPPAWVGDHLFSFAQWLVAGFTINCPESASTIAIDLREIGPSYYFAPPRIFEGMLTSVSIRMEDASPLKQWMYAKAMEVARRVGSDILDGKNVAAMDRLKYQLGSLFIYGPLRNALGLSRIRVAYTAGAAIGPELFRFFRSIGINLKQLYGQTETCAYVCLQRDRQVELSSVGQAAPGIELKIADNGEVLVKGVSVLKEYYKRPDATAEVIDASGYFHTGDAGVIDANGQLRIIDRAKDVGKTSRGAMFAPNYIENKLKFFPHIKEAVCFGHGKDEVCAFINIDYEAVGNWAERQGLPYGGYVDLASKAKVLELVADCIDKVNADLASEPGMADTQVARFLVLHKELDPDDDELTRTRKVRRNFIADKYGVLVEALYTGKQQQFIETLVKFEDGRTGSVSATLTIVEAKLHPAAA, translated from the coding sequence ATGACAACCACGTTCCCGCAACTGCTGCTCAAGCACGCGACAGAACGCCCCGATGCGCCCGCCCTGCGCGAAAAGGAGTATGGCATCTGGCAAACCTGGAGCTGGCGCGAAGCCGCGCAGACCGTGCGCCACATGGCCTGCGGCCTGCGCGCGCTGGGGCTTGAAAGTGGCCAGAACCTGGCGTTCATCAGCGATAACCGGCCCCATGTCTACATGGGCTTTCTGGCCGTTCAGGCCTGTGGCGCAGTGCCCATTCCGCTGTACCAGGATGCCGTGGCCGCCGAAATGCGCTTTGTGATGGAAGACGCGGAGCTTGCGTTCGCCTTTGCCGAGAACCAGGAGCAGGTGGACAAGTTGCTGGAAGTGCGCGAGAGCGTTCCCGGCATTCGTCACATCATCTATGACGACCCGCGCGGCCTGCGCAAATATGACCAACCCGGACTCATCAGCACCGATGAGCTGCTGGCCAAGGGCAAGGAATGGGATGCACAGCACGCGGGAGCCTATGAGGCCATGGTCCAGGCCGTCTCGCCCGACGATGTTTCGGTCATCCTCTACACCTCTGGCACCACGGGCAAGCCCAAGGGGGTATGCCAGACCCATGCCAGCTTTGGCGAATCTGCCCGCGGCGGCGTGCAGACCGATGGCCTGAATGCTTCGGACAATGTGATCTGCTATCTGCCGCCGGCCTGGGTGGGAGACCATCTGTTCTCGTTTGCGCAATGGCTGGTGGCGGGCTTCACCATCAACTGCCCGGAATCCGCCTCGACCATCGCCATCGACCTGCGCGAGATCGGACCCAGCTACTACTTTGCTCCGCCGCGCATATTCGAGGGCATGCTGACCTCGGTTTCCATCCGCATGGAAGATGCCTCGCCGCTCAAGCAATGGATGTATGCCAAGGCCATGGAGGTGGCACGTCGCGTCGGCTCGGACATTCTGGACGGCAAGAACGTCGCAGCCATGGATCGCCTCAAATACCAGTTGGGCAGCTTGTTCATCTACGGGCCGCTGCGCAATGCACTGGGCCTTTCGCGCATCCGCGTGGCCTATACGGCAGGCGCTGCCATCGGCCCCGAGCTGTTTCGCTTCTTCCGCTCCATCGGAATCAACCTCAAGCAGCTCTACGGTCAAACCGAAACCTGTGCCTATGTCTGCCTGCAGCGCGACCGTCAGGTGGAACTGTCCAGCGTGGGCCAGGCAGCACCGGGCATCGAGCTCAAGATCGCCGACAACGGCGAGGTGCTGGTCAAGGGCGTGTCCGTGCTCAAGGAGTACTACAAGCGCCCCGATGCCACGGCAGAGGTGATCGACGCCAGCGGCTACTTCCATACCGGCGATGCCGGCGTGATCGACGCCAACGGCCAGCTGCGCATCATCGACCGCGCCAAGGATGTGGGCAAGACCAGCCGCGGCGCCATGTTCGCGCCCAACTACATAGAGAACAAGCTCAAGTTCTTCCCGCATATCAAGGAAGCCGTTTGCTTCGGCCATGGCAAGGACGAGGTCTGCGCCTTCATCAACATCGACTACGAGGCCGTGGGCAACTGGGCCGAGCGCCAGGGCCTGCCCTACGGCGGCTATGTGGACCTGGCCAGCAAGGCCAAGGTGCTGGAGCTGGTGGCCGACTGCATAGACAAGGTCAACGCCGACCTGGCCAGCGAGCCCGGCATGGCCGACACCCAGGTGGCGCGCTTTCTGGTGCTGCACAAGGAGCTGGACCCCGATGACGACGAGCTGACCCGCACCCGCAAGGTGCGCCGCAACTTCATCGCCGACAAGTACGGCGTACTGGTGGAAGCGCTCTACACCGGAAAGCAGCAGCAGTTCATCGAGACCCTGGTGAAGTTCGAGGACGGCCGCACGGGCAGCGTCAGTGCCACGCTGACCATCGTCGAAGCCAAGCTCCACCCGGCTGCCGCCTGA
- a CDS encoding pseudouridine synthase has translation MSVKPPKESGAPGAGKSSAPSDSSSARPVLRAPAKPAKAEKPAAARGSRPAGGTDRGPRGEGPRGERGARPQRERDERPRASGFGRPDGGRPARDDGERRGGFSQRDERRPRTDRDDRFAEGGERRFGGGDRGFRPYGESRDGDRGGERREFRPRDDRRDDRPQGGRDFGDRPRSSGFGRPDQGRFERSEGGERREFRPRDDRRDDRPQGGRDFGDRPRSSGFGRPEQGRFERSEGGERREFRPRDGERRGGDRFEGRRDERPQGRDFGDRPQNRGFGRPDRSEGGERREYQPRDGERRGGDRPQGRDFGDRPQNRGYGDRPEGRSFDRDDRRGDDRRGSDRRNDERRGERRDERGGEPEKRHIPGSFVSEATRRPTTGIRTYRPAADGSDRAIPVKRAPEVEARQDDRPGAVRINKRIADMGMCSRREADEWVENGWVTVNGEVATMGQNVVPGDRIEIDQKAQERQDQQVTILLNKPMGYVSGQAEDGHEPAVVLITNENRWNEDRSKTRFNFSQLKGLAPCGRLDIDSVGLLVLTQDGRVARQIIGEDSEVDKEYLVRVTFGDRDVDVQSVFPEEKLALLRHGLSLDEQPLKPAQVDWQNPEQLRFVLTEGKKRQIRRMCEQVGLKVVGLKRIRIGGVTLGNLPTGQWRYLAPHESF, from the coding sequence ATGTCAGTCAAACCTCCTAAAGAGTCCGGCGCCCCTGGTGCTGGCAAATCCTCCGCGCCTTCGGATTCCTCGTCGGCGCGCCCTGTTTTGCGTGCACCGGCCAAGCCAGCCAAGGCCGAAAAGCCTGCGGCAGCCCGTGGCTCCAGGCCTGCTGGCGGCACCGATCGTGGCCCGCGCGGCGAAGGCCCGCGTGGCGAGCGTGGCGCACGCCCTCAGCGTGAGCGCGACGAGCGCCCCCGCGCTTCCGGCTTTGGTCGCCCCGATGGCGGCCGCCCTGCTCGTGACGACGGTGAGCGTCGCGGCGGTTTCTCGCAGCGCGACGAGCGCCGTCCCCGCACTGATCGCGATGACCGCTTTGCCGAAGGCGGCGAACGTCGCTTTGGCGGCGGTGACCGTGGTTTCCGCCCCTATGGCGAGTCCCGTGACGGTGATCGCGGTGGCGAGCGCCGCGAGTTCCGTCCTCGTGACGACCGCCGTGATGATCGCCCTCAAGGCGGCCGTGACTTTGGTGACCGTCCACGTTCGTCCGGTTTTGGCCGCCCCGACCAGGGCCGCTTTGAGCGCTCCGAAGGCGGCGAGCGTCGTGAATTCCGTCCTCGTGACGACCGCCGTGATGACCGTCCGCAAGGCGGTCGTGACTTTGGTGACCGTCCACGTTCGTCCGGTTTTGGCCGTCCTGAACAGGGCCGTTTTGAGCGCTCCGAAGGCGGCGAGCGCCGTGAATTCCGTCCACGCGACGGCGAACGTCGTGGCGGTGATCGCTTTGAAGGCCGCCGCGATGAGCGTCCTCAAGGTCGTGACTTTGGTGACCGTCCGCAAAACCGTGGTTTTGGCCGTCCAGACCGCTCCGAAGGTGGCGAACGCCGCGAATACCAGCCCCGTGATGGCGAGCGCCGTGGTGGTGATCGCCCGCAAGGCCGCGACTTTGGTGATCGTCCGCAGAACCGTGGCTACGGTGACCGTCCCGAAGGCCGTTCCTTTGATCGTGACGACCGTCGCGGTGACGACCGCCGCGGTAGCGACCGCCGCAACGACGAGCGCCGTGGCGAACGTCGCGACGAGCGTGGTGGCGAGCCTGAAAAGCGTCATATTCCGGGCTCGTTTGTGTCGGAGGCTACACGCCGTCCCACGACCGGCATTCGTACCTATCGCCCCGCAGCCGATGGCTCGGACCGCGCAATTCCCGTCAAGCGTGCGCCCGAAGTGGAGGCGCGCCAGGACGACCGTCCCGGTGCCGTGCGCATCAACAAGCGCATTGCCGACATGGGCATGTGCTCGCGTCGCGAAGCCGATGAGTGGGTGGAAAACGGCTGGGTCACGGTCAACGGCGAAGTCGCAACCATGGGCCAGAACGTGGTGCCCGGCGACAGGATCGAGATCGACCAGAAGGCTCAGGAGCGGCAGGACCAGCAGGTCACCATCCTGCTGAACAAGCCCATGGGCTATGTCAGCGGTCAGGCCGAGGACGGCCATGAGCCCGCCGTGGTGCTGATCACCAACGAGAACCGCTGGAACGAAGACCGCAGCAAGACGCGCTTCAACTTCAGCCAGCTCAAGGGCCTGGCTCCCTGCGGCCGTCTGGACATCGACTCCGTGGGGCTGCTGGTGCTGACGCAGGACGGCCGCGTGGCGCGCCAGATCATTGGCGAGGACTCGGAAGTCGACAAGGAATACCTGGTGCGAGTGACCTTCGGCGATCGCGACGTGGATGTGCAGTCCGTCTTCCCCGAGGAAAAGCTGGCCCTGCTGCGCCACGGCCTGTCGCTGGACGAGCAGCCGCTCAAGCCGGCCCAGGTGGACTGGCAGAACCCCGAGCAGCTGCGCTTTGTGCTGACCGAAGGCAAGAAGCGCCAGATTCGCCGCATGTGCGAGCAGGTCGGCCTCAAGGTCGTGGGCCTCAAGCGCATCCGCATCGGCGGCGTGACCCTGGGCAATCTGCCCACCGGCCAATGGCGCTATCTGGCTCCACACGAGAGCTTTTGA
- a CDS encoding RidA family protein has protein sequence MDAKPSFIAQSPSPQPRYLQPAGLYDSLPNGYTHVVTVQEPLRWLFVSGQGGENALAELPDSFAQQAVQALANVKTALAAGGADMSHVLKLTVLIVDHSLERFEHWQSAVRQHWGSGEPGDRRPRFPACTLIPVPKLALPGMLIEVEATAALPMAMGAKAATPA, from the coding sequence ATGGACGCCAAGCCCAGTTTCATTGCCCAATCCCCTTCCCCGCAACCACGCTATCTGCAGCCCGCCGGGCTCTATGACAGCCTGCCCAATGGCTACACCCACGTGGTCACCGTCCAGGAGCCGCTGCGCTGGCTCTTCGTCTCGGGCCAGGGCGGAGAAAATGCTCTGGCCGAGCTGCCAGACAGCTTTGCCCAGCAGGCTGTGCAGGCTCTGGCCAATGTCAAGACCGCCCTGGCCGCCGGTGGCGCGGACATGAGCCATGTACTCAAGCTCACCGTGCTCATCGTCGATCATTCGCTGGAGCGCTTCGAGCACTGGCAAAGCGCAGTGAGACAGCATTGGGGCAGCGGTGAGCCCGGCGACAGACGGCCGCGCTTTCCGGCCTGCACGCTGATTCCCGTGCCCAAGCTGGCCCTGCCCGGCATGCTGATCGAGGTGGAGGCCACGGCGGCCCTGCCCATGGCGATGGGCGCCAAAGCCGCCACTCCCGCCTGA
- a CDS encoding branched-chain amino acid ABC transporter permease, whose translation MGFFLETLFGGLMVGTLYALIAIGFVLIFKASGVFNFAQGAMVLFSALAMARFSQWIPGWLGLEPGLVGNLLAIVVTLALMVVVAWVIERLALRHLVNQEPITLLMATLGIAYLLDGLGPMVFGSEVYKIDVGMPKDPVFIMDSLFQGGVMISLEDLYAACIAAILVICLSIFFQKTKTGRALRAVADDHQAAQSIGIPLSRIWVIVWSVAGGVALVVGIIWGSKLGVQYSLSLVALKALPVVILGGLTSLPGAIIGGLIIGVGEKLSEVYIGPMVGGGIETWFAYGLALCFLLVRPQGLFGDKIIDRV comes from the coding sequence ATGGGATTTTTCTTAGAGACATTGTTCGGCGGCCTCATGGTGGGCACGCTGTATGCACTGATCGCCATCGGCTTTGTGCTGATCTTCAAGGCCTCTGGCGTCTTCAACTTTGCGCAAGGTGCCATGGTGCTGTTTTCGGCCCTGGCCATGGCGCGTTTTTCGCAATGGATTCCCGGCTGGCTGGGCCTGGAGCCGGGGCTGGTCGGCAACCTGCTGGCCATCGTCGTCACCCTGGCGCTGATGGTGGTCGTGGCCTGGGTGATAGAGCGGCTGGCCCTGCGCCATCTGGTCAATCAGGAGCCCATCACCTTGCTGATGGCCACGCTGGGCATTGCCTATCTGCTCGATGGCCTCGGTCCCATGGTCTTTGGCAGCGAGGTCTACAAGATTGACGTCGGTATGCCCAAGGACCCCGTCTTCATCATGGACAGCCTGTTTCAGGGCGGCGTGATGATCAGCCTGGAAGACCTGTATGCGGCCTGCATCGCCGCCATTCTGGTGATCTGCCTGAGCATCTTCTTTCAGAAAACCAAGACCGGGCGCGCGCTGCGTGCCGTGGCCGACGACCACCAGGCCGCTCAGTCCATCGGCATTCCGCTGTCGCGCATCTGGGTCATCGTCTGGTCGGTGGCCGGCGGCGTGGCCCTGGTCGTCGGCATCATCTGGGGCAGCAAGCTGGGCGTTCAGTATTCGCTGTCGCTGGTGGCCCTGAAGGCCCTGCCCGTGGTGATTCTGGGCGGCCTGACATCACTGCCCGGCGCCATCATCGGCGGCCTGATCATCGGCGTGGGAGAGAAGCTCTCCGAGGTCTACATCGGCCCCATGGTGGGCGGCGGCATCGAGACCTGGTTTGCCTATGGTCTGGCCCTTTGCTTCCTGCTGGTACGGCCCCAAGGTCTGTTCGGCGACAAGATCATTGACCGCGTCTGA
- a CDS encoding MFS transporter codes for MKTTTPAATTVLSRTTLLLMATACGLCAGANYFNQPLLNSMVQHLRISDAQASSTVTMAQVSYGLGLLFLVPLGDMLERRRLVLTLMLLAACGMLLSGISGLAGSFALLAAGTLMAGVFSVAAQVLVPMAATFAAPGASGRAVGLVMSGLLIGILASRSVAGILSDLGGWSTVYWVGAISTAFMAVLLARALPKAAPTAPVSYGEVMKSLGDLLRKHPRLRSRALIGGTGFATVSVLFSTMALLLAGPGFELSDLMIGLIGIVGIAGALMANVAGRMADKGLEQSATLAGAILMLLGWLCLWLGGSSIWWFLLGLLVVDGALQALHISNQNVVYALAPEARSRINAVYMTTYFLGASLGSALGSWAWLAHGWTGTSLMGGLLGLLTLATVLWDRSLLARSRS; via the coding sequence ATGAAAACCACAACACCAGCGGCCACCACAGTCCTCTCCAGAACCACCCTGCTGCTCATGGCCACGGCCTGTGGTCTGTGCGCCGGAGCCAATTATTTCAACCAGCCCTTGCTCAACTCCATGGTCCAGCATCTGCGGATCAGCGATGCCCAGGCCTCCAGCACCGTGACCATGGCCCAGGTCTCCTATGGCCTGGGACTGCTGTTTCTGGTGCCGCTGGGCGATATGCTGGAGCGCCGCCGCCTGGTTCTGACCCTGATGCTGCTGGCCGCCTGCGGCATGCTGCTGTCGGGCATCAGCGGCCTGGCCGGCAGCTTCGCGCTGCTCGCCGCCGGCACCCTGATGGCCGGCGTGTTCTCGGTGGCCGCCCAGGTGCTGGTGCCCATGGCCGCCACCTTTGCCGCCCCTGGCGCCAGCGGGCGTGCCGTCGGCCTGGTCATGAGCGGCCTGCTGATCGGCATTCTGGCCTCGCGCAGCGTGGCGGGGATTCTGTCCGATCTGGGCGGCTGGAGCACCGTCTACTGGGTGGGGGCCATCAGCACCGCCTTCATGGCCGTGCTGCTGGCACGGGCCCTGCCCAAGGCGGCTCCCACCGCTCCCGTCAGCTATGGCGAAGTCATGAAGTCCCTGGGGGACTTGCTGCGCAAGCATCCGCGCTTGCGCAGCCGTGCGCTGATTGGCGGCACCGGCTTTGCCACCGTGAGCGTGCTGTTCTCCACCATGGCGCTGCTGCTGGCCGGGCCGGGCTTTGAACTCTCGGACCTGATGATCGGCCTGATAGGCATCGTGGGCATTGCCGGCGCGCTGATGGCCAATGTGGCCGGACGCATGGCCGACAAGGGACTGGAGCAGTCCGCCACGCTGGCCGGCGCCATTCTGATGCTGCTGGGCTGGCTGTGCCTGTGGCTGGGCGGCAGCAGCATCTGGTGGTTTCTGCTGGGTCTGCTGGTGGTCGACGGCGCCTTGCAGGCCCTGCACATCAGCAACCAGAACGTGGTCTATGCATTGGCGCCCGAGGCCCGCTCGCGCATCAATGCCGTCTATATGACCACGTACTTTCTCGGCGCCTCGCTCGGCTCGGCTCTGGGCTCGTGGGCCTGGCTGGCCCATGGCTGGACCGGCACCAGCCTCATGGGCGGCCTGCTGGGACTGCTCACTCTGGCCACGGTGCTCTGGGATCGCAGCCTGCTGGCGCGTTCACGCAGCTAA
- the htpG gene encoding molecular chaperone HtpG, translated as MTKQTHSFQAEVAQLLHLVTHSLYSNQEIFLRELISNASDACDKLRFEALGDASLYGDQPELEVRVSFDKAARTLTITDTGIGMSEQEAIDNLGTIAKSGTKAFMEKLSGDQKADSQLIGQFGVGFYSGFIVADKITVETRRAGAPASEGVRWISGGTGDFEIEQIERAQRGTSIILHLRDDAEEFLNGYKLKQVISKYSDHISLPILMEKEEWKEGENDQPGEMVKTGEWETVNKASALWTRAKKDITEEQYKEFYKAISHDFEDPLTWSHNRVEGNTEYTQLLYIPAKAPFDLYQRDKHAGIKLYVKRVFIMDDAEALMPQYLRFVKGVIDSADLPLNVSRELLQESRDVRLIRDGSAKRVLSMLEDLARHDRHEAAAEAADGVQDVVSEEDKAKEGKFTQFYNEFGAVLKEGLGEDFGNKDRIAKLLRFASTTHEGLNTSFADYKARMKEGQDAIYYITADTLAAAKNSPQLEVFKKKGIEVLLMTDRVDEWALNYLNDFDGTPLQSVAKGAVDLGKLQNEEEKKAAEEAAEAFKPVLAKLKEALKDRAEDVRATSRLVDSPACLVVSDGGMSLQLARLLKQAGQAAPESKPVLEVNPDHALVKKLDGSVHFNDLAQILFDQAVLAEGGMPEDPAAYVKRVNALLA; from the coding sequence ATGACAAAGCAAACCCATTCCTTCCAGGCCGAAGTGGCCCAGCTGCTGCACCTGGTCACGCATTCGCTGTATTCCAACCAGGAAATCTTCCTGCGCGAGCTGATCTCCAATGCTTCGGATGCTTGCGACAAGCTGCGTTTTGAAGCGCTGGGCGACGCCAGCCTCTACGGCGATCAGCCCGAGCTGGAAGTGCGCGTCTCCTTCGACAAGGCTGCCCGCACGCTGACCATCACCGATACCGGCATCGGCATGAGCGAGCAGGAAGCCATCGACAATCTGGGCACGATTGCCAAGAGCGGCACCAAGGCTTTCATGGAAAAGCTCAGCGGCGACCAGAAGGCGGACTCGCAACTGATCGGCCAGTTTGGCGTCGGCTTTTACTCGGGCTTCATCGTGGCCGACAAGATCACCGTGGAAACCCGCCGCGCCGGTGCACCTGCTTCAGAGGGCGTGCGCTGGATCAGCGGCGGCACGGGCGACTTCGAGATCGAGCAGATCGAACGCGCCCAGCGCGGCACCAGCATCATCCTGCACCTGCGTGACGACGCCGAGGAGTTTCTCAACGGCTACAAGCTCAAGCAGGTCATCTCCAAATACTCCGACCACATCAGCCTGCCCATCCTGATGGAAAAGGAAGAGTGGAAGGAAGGCGAGAACGATCAGCCCGGCGAGATGGTCAAGACCGGCGAATGGGAAACCGTGAACAAGGCCAGCGCCCTGTGGACCCGGGCCAAGAAGGACATCACGGAAGAGCAGTACAAGGAGTTCTACAAGGCCATCAGCCATGACTTCGAGGACCCGCTGACCTGGAGCCACAACCGCGTCGAAGGCAATACCGAGTACACGCAGCTGCTGTACATCCCCGCCAAGGCCCCGTTCGACCTGTACCAGCGTGACAAGCACGCCGGCATCAAGCTCTATGTGAAGCGCGTCTTCATCATGGACGATGCAGAAGCGCTGATGCCCCAGTATCTGCGCTTTGTGAAGGGCGTGATCGACTCTGCCGACCTGCCGCTGAACGTGAGCCGCGAGCTGCTGCAGGAAAGCCGCGATGTGCGCCTGATCCGCGACGGCTCGGCCAAGCGCGTGCTTTCGATGCTGGAAGACCTGGCACGGCACGACAGGCACGAAGCCGCGGCAGAGGCTGCCGATGGCGTACAGGATGTCGTCAGCGAAGAGGACAAGGCCAAGGAAGGCAAGTTCACGCAGTTCTACAACGAGTTCGGCGCCGTGCTCAAGGAAGGCCTGGGCGAGGACTTCGGCAACAAGGATCGCATTGCCAAGCTGCTGCGTTTCGCCTCCACCACGCACGAAGGCCTGAACACCTCGTTTGCCGACTACAAGGCACGCATGAAGGAAGGTCAGGACGCGATCTACTACATCACGGCCGACACCCTGGCTGCGGCCAAGAACAGCCCGCAGTTGGAAGTGTTCAAGAAGAAGGGCATCGAAGTCCTGCTGATGACCGATCGCGTGGACGAGTGGGCGCTCAACTATCTGAACGACTTTGACGGCACGCCGCTGCAATCCGTGGCCAAGGGTGCCGTGGATCTGGGCAAGCTGCAGAACGAGGAAGAGAAGAAGGCTGCCGAGGAAGCCGCCGAGGCCTTCAAGCCCGTGCTGGCCAAGCTCAAGGAAGCACTCAAGGACCGTGCCGAAGACGTGCGCGCCACCAGCCGCCTGGTCGACTCACCCGCCTGTCTGGTGGTCAGTGACGGCGGCATGAGCCTGCAACTGGCCCGCCTGCTCAAGCAGGCCGGCCAGGCCGCGCCCGAGTCCAAGCCGGTGCTGGAGGTGAACCCCGATCACGCCCTGGTCAAGAAGCTGGACGGCTCCGTCCACTTCAACGATCTGGCCCAGATTCTGTTCGACCAGGCCGTGCTGGCCGAGGGCGGCATGCCCGAAGATCCGGCGGCCTATGTCAAGCGTGTGAACGCGCTGCTGGCCTGA